In Colletotrichum higginsianum IMI 349063 chromosome 1, whole genome shotgun sequence, one genomic interval encodes:
- a CDS encoding Nop14-like family protein, with amino-acid sequence MAGSQLKRLKSSLREQGIVGPQKSKKQKRQFAQDEKAKTDKRLQRGAALGQIREQFNPFDLKHNPRGPKFEVTSNRPQTGAAAKGIHGRPTEAKSMGEQRRRETLLVEMQKRNKVGGILDRRFGENDPSLAEEEKMLERFAREKQRSHKKTSLFDLEETEPLGELTHDGQTLNFEHHADMADDFDEDDLGEDDDSDSSLSEKKRLKRLRNAGLGDDDEAAADEPDRKKSKKEVMEEVMAKSKMHKYERQVAKDEDADLRMELDKELPNLHALLMSHGNKSDAQKKEEANKLIAGVDKATFDKDFDLRLKKLVQDRRAAPTERTKTDEEMAAEESKRLKELEEKRLKRMRGETVSDDEDSDEEMEDQDAEEPAFQFIPEEEDEDFGLGRGIKTKTRPTATELGFDDEDDFLIEDDLIASGSDLEPIESEEEDSDEEEEYQGDDSEDDEFTKGLLNEEETKSSLFANRDGKGSAEVDSSDLPYTFPCPQSYEELLALSQKFPSDKLPTIVQRIRALYHPKLDSRNKEKLGNFARALVDMVGDGPRDESSPSFQVLESLIRHVHSLAKMFPVEIANQYRSHLEEISQQRPLAMHVGDLTLLTAIGSTFPTSDHFHQVATPAMLTIGRYLGGKIPQTLSDYATGIYLSTLAVQYQQFSKRYVPEVMSFSLNTLCAIAPSPVSKMSGNFPVHEPAAGIRVANARKTKLRQLSPADCAIMEVSGAEAESKKAALLGTTLQLLGAAADTWTGKPSFQEIFQPALDIVTQLSSKPGRSKLPEVLGDQLDKSKLKLERMLRIAQLSRRPLELHHHRPLSIKTYIPKFEDSYDPNKHYDPDRERAEMAKLKKEHKKERKGAMRELRKDAQFMARENLRMKKAKDEAYEKKYKRLVAEIQNEEGREANAYEREKEGRKKARHR; translated from the exons ATGGCCGGCTCGCAGCTCAAACGACTCAAGTCTTCCCTTCGGGAGCAGGGAATTGTCGGACCCCAGAAGTCCAAGAAGCAGAAACGCCAGTTTGCGCAAGATGAAAAGGCCAAGACCGATAAGCGCCTGCAGAGAGGTGCGGCCCTCGGCCAGATCAGAGAACAATTCAACCCGTTCGACCTCAAGCACAACCCCCGAGGTCCCAAATTCGAGGTTACGAGCAACAGGCCTCAGACTGGTGCTGCGGCAAAAGGCATCCATGGCCGTCCGACCGAGGCCAAGTCCATGGGCGAGCAGAGG CGCCGCGAGACTTTGTTGGTTGAGATGCAGAAGCGAAACAAGGTTGGCGGAATCCTCGATCGTCGATTCGGTGAGAACGATCCGTccttggccgaggaggaaaagaTGCTCGAGCGATTCGCCCGTGAGAAGCAGAGGTCGCACAAGAAGACGTCGCTCTTCGACCTCGAAGAAACTGAGCCTCTTGGCGAATTGACACACGATGGCCAAACCCTCAATTTCGAACACCACGCCGACATGGCAGACGACttcgacgaagacgacctcggtgaggacgacgacagcgactCTTCTTTgtccgagaagaagaggctcaAGCGCCTTCGCAACGCGGGGctgggcgatgacgacgaagcaGCTGCAGATGAGCCCGACAGGAAAAAGTCAAAGAAGGAGGTCATGGAGGAAGTCATGGCAAAGTCGAAGATGCACAAATACGAGCGCCAAGtcgccaaggacgaggacgcaGACCTGCGAATGGAATTGGACAAGGAGCTGCCAAACCTACACGCTCTTCTGATGTCCCACGGCAACAAATCCGATGCGcagaagaaagaggaggCAAACAAACTGATTGCTGGAGTCGACAAGGCTACTTTCGACAAGGACTTCGACCTGCGTCTCAAGAAGCTCGTACAGGATCGCCGAGCAGCCCCCACCGAGCGCACAaagacggacgaggaaaTGGCGGCGGAAGAATCCAAGAGGCTGAAGGAGTTGGAGGAGAAGCGCCTGAAGAGAATGAGAGGCGAGACAGTCTCGGATGACGAagactcggacgaggagatggaaGACCAAGATGCCGAAGAGCCCGCTTTCCAGTTCATTcccgaagaggaggacgaagactTTGGTCTCGGAAGGGGTATTAAAACTAAAACTCGTCCCACTGCAACTGAGTTGGGAttcgacgatgaggatgactTCCTCATCGAGGACGACTTGATTGCCAGTGGCTCGGACCTGGAACCCATTGAGAGTGAAGAGGAGGACTcggatgaggaagaagagtaCCAAGGCGACGACTCCGAAGACGACGAGTTCACCAAAGGACTTCTCAACGAGGAAGAAACGAAGAGCTCGCTGTTTGCGAACAGGGACGGAAAAGGGAGTGCAGAGGTCGACAGCTCCGATCTACCTTATACGTTCCCATGTCCACAAAGCTacgaggagctgctggcACTGTCGCAGAAATTTCCCAGCGACAAGCTGCCTACCATTGTTCAACGCATTCGAGCCTTGTACCACCCGAAGCTGGACAGCAGAAACAAAGAGAAGCTTGGAAATTTTGCTCGGGCACTGGTGGACATGGTCGGCGATGGCCCCCGCGACGAGAGTAGCCCGTCTTTTCAAGTACTGGAGAGTCTGATTCGACACGTCCATTCTCTGGCCAAGATGTTCCCGGTCGAAATCGCAAACCAGTATCGGTCTCACTTGGAGGAGATCAGCCAGCAACGGCCTCTTGCCATGCACGTAGGAGACCTGACGCTGCTGACTGCGATCGGATCAACCTTCCCTACCTCGGATCACTTCCACCAAGTTGCAACCCCCGCCATGCTTACCATCGGGCGTTACCTCGGTGGCAAGATTCCTCAAACGCTCAGCGACTACGCTACCGGCATCTACCTGTCGACTCTGGCAGTTCAGTATCAACAGTTCTCAAAGCGTTACGTTCCTGAGGTCATGAGCTTCTCTCTCAACACCCTATGCGCAATAGCTCCCTCTCCTGTTTCGAAGATGTCTGGTAACTTCCCCGTTCACGAGCCTGCGGCGGGAATTCGTGTCGCGAACGCGCGCAAGACGAAACTTCGACAGCTCTCCCCGGCCGATTGTGCCATCATGGAGGTGTCCGGCGCTGAAGCTGAGTCCAAGAAGGCTGCACTGCTAGGAACGACTCTTCAACTCctcggtgctgctgctgacaCCTGGACCGGCAAGCCGTCATTCCAAGAGATCTTCCAGCCTGCCCTCGATATTGTTACGCAGCTCAGCAGCAAGCCGGGCCGCTCCAAGTTGCCCGAAGTGCTGGGCGACCAGCTTGACAAGTCCAAGCTCAAACTGGAACGGATGCTCAGGATCGCGCAGCTCTCACGGCGACCGCTCGAGTTGCACCATCACCGTCCGTTGTCTATCAAGACGTACATCCCCAAGTTCGAGGACTCGTACGACCCGAACAAGCATTACGACCCGGACCGCGAGCGCGCGGAGATGGCCAAGTTGAAGAAGGAACACAAGAAGGAGCGCAAGGGTGCCATGAGAGAGCTGAGGAAGGACGCTCAGTTCATGGCCCGCGAGAACCTGCGcatgaagaaggcgaaggaCGAGGCATACGAGAAGAAATACAAGAGGCTTGTGGCGGAGATCCAAAACGAGGAGGGCAGGGAGGCCAACGCGtacgagagagagaaggagggcaGAAAGAAGGCCAGACATCGCTAG
- a CDS encoding Pentatricopeptide repeat domain-containing protein, with amino-acid sequence MRSILSRLQEEGALASYGITDVESIAKDFEGKLGDASNPEDMMARLDDYIKDLESQLDAAGFDVSGFDDSNPVATMDVIEATARQDPSKRKKYPPIPQIPENVWSFNQRKRIARLNALLSRTTKEIRRGENVTAKTAQSVWKTYSAARQSLAKAWAHVPQDVWSFLWEVLSLDEPQNRSRLTYLSLLARDMSEAKVALSPSQQLVTVEAMFVDGWETKAIEGWKRCISTLGDSGADTFQDFWELGVRMFCQQGDLAQAERAVNKLLERQLDPRILMPYIRSCAANPADEARTKAWDAYRRMRDLLGTSMSLEDYDQVISFFLTTNQTEPALQAFVDMMSSGTVELKGRERLPTQIGNKFFFGKWLKRLIGAGDLDGAHSVFIFMRSKGIEAATIQVNGLIGAWQRSGGADNLEKADKLAWDMINARIDFVRNRRRLSSMEGPVRIVEVNANAELGAIPKATLETFSLLAENYRIRRLQGEIEKLWDAFREAEISPDAFMMNQLLESYSQNGNVFEARQLYRSLVYERKVKPDPYTFMALWKMLGANRLHNVSGEELDNEVKVTRETFAEMVRFSAVFEADGFDGQLARKVLHTFRRLKDNLGIVTALRAFEVVFKFTPPEVLGLEMLLETTSLAWETAQARQKLRLVKRRIDAHVENRQKLLGRSTTLDEMTPKQRGEELSHYMQTVYLQEVGPVPESYVAQVAKEMGVYDILAKA; translated from the coding sequence ATGCGAAGCATCTTGTCGCGGCTCCAAGAAGAGGGCGCCTTGGCAAGTTACGGTATCACTGACGTCGAGTCCATTGCGAAGGATTTCGAGGGGAAATTGGGAGATGCTAGCAACCCTGAAGATATGATGGCGAGGCTTGACGACTACATCAAGGACCTGGAGAGTCAGCTCGATGCTGCCGGATTCGACGTCAGCGGATTTGATGATTCGAATCCCGTGGCGACCATGGATGTCATCGAAGCGACGGCTCGCCAGGACCCTTCGAAACGAAAGAAGTACCCCCCGATTCCGCAGATCCCCGAAAACGTATGGAGCTTCAACCAACGAAAGCGTATCGCACGACTGAATGCTCTACTCTCGCGAACGACCAAGGAAATACGGAGAGGGGAGAATGTGACCGCAAAGACTGCTCAGTCAGTGTGGAAGACGTACAGTGCGGCGCGGCAATCTCTGGCAAAGGCGTGGGCGCATGTTCCTCAAGATGTATGGAGTTTTCTCTGGGAGGTTCTGTCACTGGATGAGCCACAGAATCGGAGCCGACTCACCTATCTCTCGTTGTTGGCAAGGGATATGAGCGAGGCGAAGGTTGCTTTAAGCCCATCACAGCAGCTGGTGACCGTGGAAGCCATGTTTGTAGATGGGTGGGAGACCAAGGCTATTGAGGGCTGGAAGCGATGCATTTCGACACTCGGCGATAGCGGCGCCGATACTTTCCAGGATTTTTGGGAGCTTGGAGTGCGTATGTTCTGTCAGCAAGGGGATCTGGCCCAGGCAGAGCGTGCAGTTAACAAGCTGCTGGAGCGTCAGCTCGACCCACGCATCCTGATGCCGTACATCAGAAGCTGCGCCGCGAACCCCGCAGACGAAGCAAGAACCAAGGCATGGGACGCTTACCGACGCATGAGAGACCTTCTCGGCACATCCATGAGCCTCGAGGATTACGACCAAGTgatctccttcttcttgacgaCAAACCAAACGGAGCCGGCCCTCCAAGCTTTTGTCGATATGATGAGCTCCGGGACAGTGGAATTGAAGGGAAGAGAGCGCTTGCCTACCCAGATTGGCAATAAGTTCTTCTTTGGGAAATGGCTGAAACGCCTCATCGGTGCCGGGGATCTAGACGGAGCACACAGCGTCTTCATTTTCATGCGCTCCAAAGGGATCGAGGCAGCCACTATCCAGGTAAACGGACTCATCGGCGCTTGGCAGAGGTCCGGCGGTGCCGACAACCTTGAAAAGGCGGACAAATTGGCATGGGACATGATCAATGCCCGCATCGACTTCGTCCGCAACCGACGTCGGCTGTCTTCTATGGAGGGGCCGGTTCGCATCGTCGAAGTCAATGCAAATGCCGAACTGGGCGCCATACCGAAGGCTACTCTCGAGACGTTCTCTCTGCTTGCTGAAAACTACCGCATTCGACGCCTGCAGGGCGAGATAGAGAAGCTCTGGGACGCCTTCAGAGAAGCAGAGATCAGCCCAGATGCCTTCATGATGAACCAGCTGCTGGAGTCGTACTCCCAGAACGGCAACGTCTTCGAGGCACGGCAGCTCTACCGGTCGCTTGTGTACGAACGCAAGGTGAAACCGGACCCGTACACGTTCATGGCGTTGTGGAAGATGCTGGGTGCCAACAGGCTGCACAATGTCAGtggcgaggagctcgacaacGAAGTCAAGGTCACGCGCGAGACCTTTGCGGAAATGGTTcgcttctcggccgtcttcgaggccgacggcttcgacggcCAACTCGCACGCAAGGTGTTGCACACATTCCGCCGGCTCAAGGACAACCTGGGCATCGTCACAGCGCTGCGAGCCTTCGAAGTCGTCTTCAAGTTCACGCCACCCGAGGTGTTGGGCCTCGAGATGCTGCTCGAGACCACCAGCCTTGCATGGGAGACAGCCCAAGCGAGGCAGAAGCTTCGTCTCGTGAAGCGTAGGATCGATGCACACGTCGAGAACCGGCAGAAGCTGCTCGGTCGGTCCACGACGCTGGACGAGATGACGCCCAAGCagcgcggcgaggagcttTCGCATTACATGCAGACAGTGTACTTGCAGGAAGTCGGCCCTGTGCCAGAGAGTTACGTTGCACAGGTGGCCAAGGAGATGGGCGTGTACGATATTTTGGCAAAGGCTTAA
- a CDS encoding G-patch domain-containing protein, with amino-acid sequence MDPKQSAASDEEDDYMNMTFEEPSTIKTAQPETSLQRRQRLRREGEIRGRVKSKEELAAEEAAAREKALSRSLLEDAAAKKSKGLAMMAKMGFKGGALGAGGAAGDGARTEPIAVEVKEDRGGIGMESEKKRKMREAAERIEEEVREGKRAKVDPLEYRDRVRQEREAARVQAQVFAAQRVAERMAEEKDAESGLQVIEKGEETDSRNGAGDEEEENMKKRRKPAAGATARPLKSINVLWRGLARHREEKVRDRRMRYDLEQSLSRLPTYEDDQEDEDDRTALGKRQTVYVTAEDLDEEDSELDEFNELEDAEKLRRLVEYLRKKHRYCFWCKFTYTDDEMEGCPGVTEEDHD; translated from the coding sequence ATGGACCCCAAACAATCAGCAGCCTcggatgaggaggacgactACATGAACATGACGTTCGAGGAACCCTCGACCATCAAAACGGCCCAACCAGAAACCTCCCTCCAGCGACGTCAGCGCCTGAGACGTGAGGGGGAGATCCGCGGACGCGTTAAGtccaaggaggagctcgcGGCGGAAGAGGCCGCGGCACGCGAGAAGGCGCTCTCGCGGTCCCTCCtggaggacgccgccgccaagaagagCAAGGGCCTCGCAATGATGGCCAAGATGGGCTTCAAGGGCGGCgcgctcggcgccggcggtgccGCGGGTGACGGTGCGCGCACGGAGCCCATTGCTGTGGAGGTCAAGGAAGACAggggcggcatcggcatggagagcgagaagaagcgcaagatGAGGGAAGCTGCAGAGAggatcgaggaggaggtcaGGGAGGGTAAGAGGGCCAAGGTCGATCCGCTCGAGTACCGGGATCGGGTGAGGCaggagagggaggcggcgagggtgcaGGCACAGGTTTTTGCGGCGCAGAGGGTCGCGGAGAGGATGGCAGAAGAGAAGGATGCCGAGAGCGGGCTTCAAGTCATCGAAAAGGGCGAGGAGACGGATTCCAGGAATGGGGcgggggatgaggaggaggagaatatgaagaagaggaggaaacCGGCTGCCGGTgcaacggcgaggccgcTCAAGTCTATCAACGTCCTTTGGCGGGGTCTGGCGCGGCACCGCGAGGAAAAAGTGAGGGACCGACGGATGCGGTATGACTTGGAGCAGAGCCTATCGCGGCTGCCAACGTACGAGGATGAccaggaggatgaggacgaccGCACGGCACTGGGGAAAAGGCAGACCGTCTACGTCACGGCGGAggacctggacgaggaagacAGCGAGCTGGATGAGTTCAACGAGTTGGAGGACGCCGAGAAACTGAGGCGGCTGGTGGAATATCTCAGAAAGAAGCATCGATATTGCTTCTGGTGCAAGTTCACGTACACagacgacgagatggaggggTGCCCTGGCGTCACTGAGGAGGACCACGATTAA
- a CDS encoding Cytoskeleton-associated protein, translating to MTFMSFLRDERVILVGIGAATFGLVTMMTQMLTYIRDDNEVKVTPPKTQYITQETEDALGLDTLDKLLCHPNFSIRDVAIKILCDRAVNDPDTVRHLLYGITRPDYDTRMKNLRALATLTGQTNDFAEGLSKLHTWRAYTALVRSLELSLDDVEQAKLDDKYWDEYYLRDMAERFCLMFVLELITKYGADMLVKARFVEKWLAKQHWGDDEAERQENFTYYMEHKNNRIVDIVTRIAHTTQGAQAILACGLVSKTRPGINPDPNLSGFTVVLQSTLCNVDNVDGDEEGLHAVGQVPRAQEHSAEEQRLRRQHREAMVFNDGTRPIGREDIIERNQDSPT from the exons ATGACTTTCATGTCATTCCTCCGTGATGAGCGCGTCATTCTCGTGGGCATTGGTGCCGCTACGTTCGGCTTGGTCACTATGATGACCCAGATGCTGACGTACATTCGCGACGACAATGAAGTCAAGGTTACACCTCCGAAGACGCAGTACATCACTCAAGAAACAGAGGATGCGCTCGGTCTCGATACTCTCGACAAACTTCTATGCCATCCTAATTTCTCCATACGCGACGTCGCCATCAAGATCCTCTGCGACCGCGCCGTCAACGATCCCGACACTGTCCGGCACTTGCTGTATGGGATCACGAGACCGGACTATGATACTCGTATGAAGAATCTCCGTGCTTTGGCAACATTGACAGGGCAGACTAATG ACTTCGCAGAGGGTCTCTCAAAGCTGCACACATGGAGAGCATACACTGCCCTTGTCAGATCTCTGGAGTTGagcctcgacgacgtggaGCAAGCCAAATTGGACGACAAGTACTGGGACGAATACTATCTCCGCGATATGGCCGAACGTTTCTGCCTCATgttcgtcctcgagctcatCACTAAGTACGGTGCGGATATGTTGGTGAAGGCCAGGTTCGTGGAGAAATGGCTAGCCAAGCAGCATTGGGGAGACGACGAAGCGGAACGGCAGGAGAACTTTACCTATTACATGGAGCACAAGAACAATCGCATCGTCGACATTGTTACGAGGATCGCGCACACAACGCAGGGGGCACAGGCAATTCTCGCCTGTGGCCTCGTCTCCAAAACCAGGCCCGGTATAAACCCAGATCCTAACCTCTCTGGCTTCACCGTTGTGTTGCAGTCCACGCTGTGCAACGTGGACAACgtggacggcgacgaagaaggactACATGCGGTGGGCCAAGTGCCCCGTGCGCAAGAGCATTCGGCCGAGGAACAACGTCTCAGACGCCAACACCGCGAGGCGATGGTATTCAACGATGGCACACGCCCCATTGGAAGGGAAGACATCATTGAGAGAAATCAAGATTCACCGACCTGA